In Catenulispora sp. MAP5-51, the genomic stretch CTGATCGCCTGGCCGCCGCCGGGTATCGTCGTGGCCTGATTCCCGGCGAAGGTCAGCGTGGCCGGGGCGCCGGTGGCGACCGAGGTGCTGCTCTGCACCGCGACCGTGACGTGCCCGACGTTGACCGGCACGCCGACGAACGCGTTGTCCAGCCGCACCCGCACCTGCGTGCCGCCCACGCTGGAGTGCTCCACCATCCGCAGCGTGCGGTTCGTCCACGGCCCCGGCACGAGCCCGTCGTCGGCCGCCGCCGCCCAACTGCCGCTGAACGCCCCCGCCGAGGCCCGCACGCCAAGAGCGAACACGTGCAGCTCGTTGCCGGCCGGCGCAGAGACCAGGGTCGGCAGCGTCAGCGAGGCCAGCGTCTTGCCCGCCGCCAGCGGCACCGACTCGACATAGAACTTCGCCGTGGCCGTCGCCTGGCCGCCCGTCTGGTTCCAGTGCGGCAGCGTCACCGCGACGGTGTCCGTCGCCCCGGTGATCCAGTCCGGCGTGCCCATCGTGTAGTTCTGCGTGCTGCCGTCGCTGTACGTCAGCGTCCCCGAACCGGAGGCGGCGCCGTCGGTACTGGTGGCCAGGAAACTCAGGGCGCTGCCAGCGGCCGAGAAGGCGATCCGCTGTCCGTTGGCCACCACGTTGTCCGGCTGGCCCGCCGCGACCTGCGGCAGGGCCAAGGACGCGGCACCGGCCACCACCCGCGCGCCCGGCGACCAGCCGGCGGCGATCAGGTCCTGCTGGGAGAAGCTGTTGCCGTTGCCGTCCAGATTGGCGCCGGTGACGTTGCCGTCATCGCTGATGCCGACGTTGGTGAACGCCGCCGCCAAACCGGCCACCGGCGGCTTCGGCGCGAAGGCCGCGGCGAACACGTGCATCGCCGAGCCGCTGCCGCCGGTCGCGTGCGGCAGCGTCACCGAGGCCACCGTCTTGCCGGCCACCAGCGGCACCGAGGTCGTGAACAGGCTCACCTGGTGCACCTGCCGGCCGCCGGTGGAGTTCCGGTACGGCGCCACCGCCGCGATCGCGACGGTCCCGGTCCACCAGTCCGGCACCGACATCGCAAAGCTCTGCGTCGTGCCGTCGGAGTAGGTCACCGTCCCGGTCCCGGACGTCGTGCCGTTCGTGCTGGTCGCCACCAGGTCCAGCGCGCCGCCGGAGCCGGCGTCGGCGAACGTCTGGCCGGCGGCGACGGTGTCGTCGTTCTGGCCCGGCGCGATCTGCGGAACGCCCACCTGCGCCCCGTCGGCCAGGGTCACCACCGCCCCCGGCGACCAGCCGTCGGCGGCCAGCGCCTGCGCGGAGAAGGCCGAGCCGACCCCGTCCAGGTTCGCCGCGGTCGGCGCGGCGTCGTCGCTGATCCCGGCGTTGTCGAAGGTGGCCGCCAGGGCGTTCGAGGTCGAAGCCGCCGTCGCGGTCGCGGCACGCGCGGTGCCGTGCATGAAGCCTGCCGAGCTCAGGCACAGGGCGAGAAGGAGCACTGCGGGCCGGCGCAGCCGGGCCCGCTGGAAGGGAACGTTCACATCTTCCGAGTGTCGAAGTACTCTGCGACAATGTCAATGGCCTGCTACCGATTCTGGTAACGCTACCCGTCAAGGGATTCCGGGATCGCCCTGAGCAAAGCGGCGATCGAGGCGCTGCCGGTGCCCGCCAGATCCGCGGCGACCCGCGCCCGCTCCCAGGGCTGCGCGTCCCGCGCCAAGGCCGCGACCCGCTCGACGATCGCGGTGGAGACCACCGTGTCGCCGGCCGCCATCAGCTCCGCGGTCACCCCGTGCACGCCGCCCAGGAAGGCCCGGCCGTGCACCGCCAACTCGATCGTCCCGCACGCCCGCAACGCGCCCCAGTCACCGGCCGCGATCGCGGCACCGGCGACTTCGGAGGCCTCCTTCGGGCCGCTCACGCAGTGATAGCCGGCCTCGGCGCCGAGCGCCAGCAGCGCCCGGTGCACGGCGATCGTCCTGCGCAGCCGGGGATCGCCGAACGCGATCTCCACGAGCATTTCGTCAGCATCCTGCGAACACAGCCGGCTGACCCGCGCGTCGTACAGCGCCCTGGACTCCTCCCACGACGGCGCAGAGATCCATGCCGCGACGTCATCGATGTCCTCGTCGGCGAAGAACGCCCACGCGGGAAGCCCCTGCCCCGTCTCGGCCCGCCACGTACACTCCACCACCTCCGGCTCGACCCGGGTCCGGTTCCGTACCAGAACCCTGACCTGTCCGCTCACCGGCGGTACCGGGCAATGGCGCAGTCCGGCCGCCAGCCGTATGCCGTGCACGACCTCGCCGTGCAGCGCCTGGTACCACGCGTAGGCCAGCGTGATCAATGCCCGCGACGCCTCGTCGGGCAGGTTGGCGATCGCCTCCTCCCACAGCGCCGGCACCTCTGCCACCCGCCCCTGGGCCGCCATCGCGTTCGCCCGGTCGCCGAGCGAGGCCGCCACGGCGCGCATCGCGTCTGGATCCGGAGCCGGCATATCAGCCATCATGCGCCTCGATGTGTGTCAGTACTCTGTCATGCTGTGAATGAGTACAAATACGCGTATGTTCACGCTTGTCAGTCCGCACAGTGAGATATATACAGAACACATTGAGGACGAACCAGACGGTGATCCCCGGTCCGTCCCCCACCTTCCCCCCACCTTCGGAGGTCTCGCATGCCCAAAACCGAAGTCCTCGACCGCGCCGACGACGTCATCAGCAGCTGGCTGAGCTCGGCCGACGAGAGCCCGGCCGGCCCGCTGTACACCGGCGGCAAGTACGCCGAGGCCGACATCGTCGGCGCCGTGGTCATCATCACCCGGGGCACGTGCAGCTCCTGCACCGCCTCGCGCGGCGGCGAGTGCTGCTGACGCTCAGGTGACCTCCCGCTTCTCCGGCGAGTTCGCCGGAGCCCTGGGCTGCCTGGCCGCGCCGGTCTCGGCCGGCCTGGCGGCCCGGCTCGCCGGCGTCGAGGGCTTGTCCGGCCCCGAGCGTACCGCGATCGCGCAGGCGGCCGAGCGCGCCATCCTGGAGACCGTCCACCGCAAGGTCAGCAGGGTCCTGCTGCTCGAACTCAACGCGGCGCGCGTCACGGGGCGATTGACCGCCCCGGACCCGGCAGAGCGCTGGAACGAGTTCCTGAAGATCGCGGACGACCCGCAGTTCTGGCACTCCCTGGGCAGCCGCTACCCGAGCCTGGGCCGGCGCCTGGACACCGTCATGCAGCGCCGCGCCGACGCCGCGCTGACGCTGGGCCGCCGGTTCGCGGCGGATCGCAGTGCCCTGACAGACCTGACCGAGGTCGACCCCGGCGAGCTGCGCCACGTCGACTTCGGCGCCGGCGACAGCCACCGGGGCGGGCAGTCGGTCGCGATCCTGGAGCTCGACCGGGCCGAGGTCGTCTACAAGCCGCGCCCGGTCGACGTCGACAAAGCCCTGGCGCACCTGCTGGACACCGTCCTGCCCGACGTCCCGGCGGCCACGCGCATCCGCGTCCCCGCCGTCATCACCCGCGACGGCTACGGCTGGAGCGAGTTCATCGAGCACCGCTACTGCGCCTCCGACGCCGAGCTCAGCACGTTCTACCGCGGCGTGGGCCACTGGCTGGCGGTGATGCGCCTGCTCGGCGGCAGCGACCTGCACACCGAGAACGTCATCGCGCACGGCCCTGTCCCGGTCGTCGTGGACTGCGAAACCCTGTTCAGCACCATCCCGCAGGGCCCGCCCTCCGGCATGG encodes the following:
- a CDS encoding GDSL-type esterase/lipase family protein; translation: MNVPFQRARLRRPAVLLLALCLSSAGFMHGTARAATATAASTSNALAATFDNAGISDDAAPTAANLDGVGSAFSAQALAADGWSPGAVVTLADGAQVGVPQIAPGQNDDTVAAGQTFADAGSGGALDLVATSTNGTTSGTGTVTYSDGTTQSFAMSVPDWWTGTVAIAAVAPYRNSTGGRQVHQVSLFTTSVPLVAGKTVASVTLPHATGGSGSAMHVFAAAFAPKPPVAGLAAAFTNVGISDDGNVTGANLDGNGNSFSQQDLIAAGWSPGARVVAGAASLALPQVAAGQPDNVVANGQRIAFSAAGSALSFLATSTDGAASGSGTLTYSDGSTQNYTMGTPDWITGATDTVAVTLPHWNQTGGQATATAKFYVESVPLAAGKTLASLTLPTLVSAPAGNELHVFALGVRASAGAFSGSWAAAADDGLVPGPWTNRTLRMVEHSSVGGTQVRVRLDNAFVGVPVNVGHVTVAVQSSTSVATGAPATLTFAGNQATTIPGGGQAISDAVPFTVPADANLLVSVYFPGTVQLESQHSLGMQDMYSTADNAGDQTADVSNYPVNNTFGFWTLLSGVDVVPSGSAVGTVVALGDSITDGVGSTYNGNDRWPNDLWRRLAASQYPHRGVIDEGISANRVVSDDFTGVQGSGNGGISALSRLDRDVLSQSNVKTLLILEGVNDVKSGTSADAVIAGLKQIAAEAHAQGITVIAATVTPFEGYSAWTSAYETQRQAVNSFIRSSGGVFDSYVDFDAAVRDPANPDALLAAYDSGDHLHPSSAGYQAMTNVVDLSKL
- a CDS encoding DUF6229 family protein, encoding MPKTEVLDRADDVISSWLSSADESPAGPLYTGGKYAEADIVGAVVIITRGTCSSCTASRGGECC